A stretch of Castanea sativa cultivar Marrone di Chiusa Pesio chromosome 2, ASM4071231v1 DNA encodes these proteins:
- the LOC142624857 gene encoding LOW QUALITY PROTEIN: NADH-ubiquinone oxidoreductase chain 1 (The sequence of the model RefSeq protein was modified relative to this genomic sequence to represent the inferred CDS: deleted 2 bases in 1 codon) → MEMNVQPISANFSLFRMAPVATFMLSLVARAVVPFFYYGMVLSDPNIGLQYLFTFSIFLFSIIISNFLSLYYFHLRIFCSHFISH, encoded by the exons ATGGAAATGAACGTGCAG ccaattagTGCTAATTTCTCCCTTTTTAGAATGGCTCCAGTGGCTACATTTATGTTAAGTCTGGTCGCTCGGGCcgttgtacct tttttttattatggtaTGGTATTGTCAGATCCGAACATAGGTCTACAATATTTGTTCACTTTCTCCATTTTTCTGTTCTCTATCATCATTTCAAACTTCCTCTCACTTTATTACTTTCATCTCAGAATTTTTTGTTCCCACTTTATCTCTCATTAG